CCAGACCGGCATCCGCTGGTCCACTGCGCTCGTGTTTCAGATACTGGGACTGCTTGCCATCTTCGCCGCGCTCGTCTGGTCGACCGTTTCGGCTTTCCAGAAGATGCAGAATGCCAGATGGCAGTGAGGTTGCCGCTGGCCATCGGCCGGGCGAGGTCAGACCGAAGCGAATGCGCCCTGTAGCCCATCGATGAGCAGCTGAACCGACAGAGCGGCCAGGATCACCCCGAAAATGCGTGTGATCGCCCCAGCGACGCTGTCGCCCATTGCCTTCACTAGCGGCCCGGCAATCAGGAAGACGATCAGGCAGAGCAGCATGTTAAGGCCAATCGCCGCCAGAACCGCGGCTTGCGTCATCCAGTTGGCCGCCTCGGACATGAACAGCATCGCGGTTGCGATGGAGCCTGGACCTGCCAGCATCGGAATACCGATCGGAAAGACCGATACATCGTCCGGCTCTTCATGCTCTTCGAGATATTCGTCGGCGCGGGACTCGCGCCGTTCTGTGCGCTTCTCGAAAACCATATCGAGTGCGATGAGGAAGAGCAGCGCACCGCCTGCGGCCCGAAAGGCGTCGATCGTGATGTGAAGCTGACGCAGCAGCCACGTACCAAAGAAGGCAAAGCCAAAAATGATAAGCGTTGCCACCAGAATGGAGCGCCATGCCATGTTTCGCCGATAGCGGGCATCGCCCTTCGCCGTCAGCGACGCAAATACGGGCGCGACGCCAAGCGCATCGATGAGAACAAAGAACGTCACAAAGGACGCTGTGAATACAGAGACAAGATCGCCGGTCATGAGGCGCGCCTTAATCGTCCTATTTCAGCGCGTCCAGTATCTCCTTGACCCGCGCGTGCAAGGCAGGCCTGTCCTGACGCATGCTTGACGGGCGCTCGACGCTCTCTCCAGCCGCGATCATGGAGATTAATCGCAGGCCCCGCGCACGCTGCAG
This genomic interval from Thalassovita mediterranea contains the following:
- a CDS encoding MarC family protein gives rise to the protein MTGDLVSVFTASFVTFFVLIDALGVAPVFASLTAKGDARYRRNMAWRSILVATLIIFGFAFFGTWLLRQLHITIDAFRAAGGALLFLIALDMVFEKRTERRESRADEYLEEHEEPDDVSVFPIGIPMLAGPGSIATAMLFMSEAANWMTQAAVLAAIGLNMLLCLIVFLIAGPLVKAMGDSVAGAITRIFGVILAALSVQLLIDGLQGAFASV